One segment of Paenibacillus rhizovicinus DNA contains the following:
- a CDS encoding zinc-dependent alcohol dehydrogenase → MKLKAWYAKAPFQFELREGELGEIGDDEVLIRVKACGICGTDMTSVKSAAADWEAIGHEIAGVVVRKGARVDHVAEGASVTLETSTFCRTCEWCRDGRYDLCNKGPSFWGRNFSMGFADYIVAPKEVVVPFEGLSFAVASLAEPLGVAIDLMETVDVRMGDDVLVLGLGPIGLMALRLAKLRGARKIYAAARSHSVKRIETALAFGADEIIYTDKTPLETYAFDRGGVDRVLVSAPPSTIPSAFKAARTGGVIGFIGIEYGAGANITFDANEFHFKKLQLRASHATPALFFPKGLELLKSGAVDGEALISHTFALNEFPDAMKSLRDDRGSAIKMVMVNE, encoded by the coding sequence ATGAAATTGAAAGCGTGGTATGCCAAGGCGCCGTTTCAGTTCGAACTTCGCGAGGGCGAACTGGGGGAGATCGGCGACGACGAGGTACTGATTCGCGTCAAAGCCTGCGGTATTTGCGGGACGGACATGACGAGCGTGAAATCGGCAGCAGCCGATTGGGAAGCGATCGGTCATGAAATCGCGGGCGTCGTCGTTCGCAAAGGCGCTCGCGTAGACCATGTCGCGGAAGGCGCGTCGGTGACGCTGGAGACGAGCACATTCTGCCGGACATGCGAATGGTGCAGGGATGGCCGGTACGACTTGTGCAATAAGGGACCGAGCTTCTGGGGCCGGAATTTCTCCATGGGCTTCGCAGACTATATCGTTGCCCCTAAGGAAGTCGTCGTGCCTTTCGAGGGGCTGTCTTTCGCGGTCGCGTCGCTGGCGGAGCCGCTGGGCGTGGCGATTGACCTGATGGAGACGGTCGATGTCCGAATGGGCGATGACGTGCTGGTGCTTGGACTCGGGCCGATCGGCCTGATGGCGCTTCGCCTCGCGAAGCTTCGGGGCGCCCGCAAAATCTACGCGGCGGCCCGCTCCCATTCCGTCAAGCGAATCGAGACGGCGCTCGCGTTCGGCGCGGACGAAATCATCTATACGGACAAGACGCCGCTCGAGACATACGCTTTCGACCGCGGCGGGGTGGATCGGGTGCTTGTCTCGGCTCCGCCGTCGACGATTCCGTCGGCGTTCAAGGCTGCAAGGACCGGCGGCGTGATCGGCTTCATCGGCATCGAGTACGGTGCCGGCGCGAACATCACGTTCGACGCGAACGAGTTCCATTTCAAGAAGCTGCAGCTGCGGGCGTCCCACGCGACGCCGGCGCTGTTCTTCCCGAAAGGCCTCGAGCTGCTGAAATCAGGCGCCGTCGACGGCGAAGCGCTGATCTCGCATACGTTCGCGTTGAACGAATTTCCGGACGCGATGAAGTCGCTGCGAGACGACCGCGGGTCCGCGATCAAGATGGTCATGGTCAACGAGTAG
- a CDS encoding aldo/keto reductase, which translates to MRYRNLGTSGLEVSVLGLGTNAFGGRADKQTSIRVLHHAVDNGITFIDTANIYTGTKSEEIIGEAFEGRRQDVLLATKAGIKRGEGLNARGASRQHIFQEIEGSLRRLRTDYIDLYQIHVFDPKTPLDETLRALDDLVTSGKVRYVGASNYSAWQMMKSLAVSESRRLIKYASVQPGYSLADRGVERELVPFCVDQGIGLIPYFPLAGGILTGKYSGGNVPSGSQLDMNPNFANRLNAARVQLGEQVTKIAAELGVSATALSLAWLMHQPSVSTVIAGATRESQIDENLKAVNLELSADVLKSLDEVSKDFIYSPPF; encoded by the coding sequence ATGCGTTATCGGAATTTAGGGACTAGCGGGTTGGAAGTTTCGGTGCTCGGGTTGGGAACGAACGCATTCGGCGGCCGCGCGGATAAACAGACGTCGATTCGAGTCCTGCACCATGCGGTCGACAATGGGATTACGTTCATTGATACCGCGAATATTTATACCGGGACCAAGTCGGAAGAGATCATCGGCGAAGCGTTCGAGGGAAGGCGTCAGGATGTGCTCCTCGCGACGAAAGCGGGTATTAAGCGAGGCGAAGGTCTGAACGCCAGAGGTGCTTCGCGCCAACATATTTTTCAAGAAATCGAAGGCAGTTTGCGGCGTTTGCGAACGGATTACATCGATCTGTACCAGATCCATGTTTTTGATCCGAAGACTCCACTCGACGAAACGCTTCGTGCCTTGGATGATCTCGTGACGTCGGGCAAAGTGAGATACGTCGGAGCTTCGAATTACTCCGCTTGGCAAATGATGAAATCCCTCGCCGTTAGCGAGAGCCGGCGCCTGATCAAATACGCGTCCGTTCAACCCGGTTACTCCCTGGCTGACCGCGGCGTGGAAAGAGAATTGGTTCCGTTTTGCGTCGATCAGGGGATCGGACTCATTCCTTATTTCCCTCTGGCCGGAGGAATTCTGACGGGCAAATATTCGGGAGGTAACGTGCCGAGCGGATCGCAGTTGGACATGAACCCTAACTTTGCGAATCGCTTGAATGCGGCCCGAGTGCAGTTAGGCGAACAGGTGACGAAAATCGCCGCGGAGCTAGGCGTTTCGGCTACGGCGCTCTCGTTGGCTTGGTTGATGCATCAACCGTCCGTAAGCACGGTCATCGCCGGAGCGACTCGCGAGTCGCAGATTGACGAGAATCTGAAGGCGGTGAATCTCGAGCTTTCCGCCGACGTTTTGAAATCGCTCGATGAAGTAAGTAAGGACTTTATTTATTCACCTCCGTTTTAA
- a CDS encoding aldo/keto reductase, with translation MEYTYLGKSGLKVSKLCLGTMNFGPETDEKESFRIMDAALDAGVNFFDTANVYGGQGNRGRTEEIIGRWFAQGGGRREKVVLATKVYGDMENPADGPNQPRGLSAYKIRRHLEESLRRLNTDHIELYQMHHVDRNVSWDELWEAFQVQVNQGKIGYVGSSNFAGRDLVKAQYEAKARHKLGLVSEQHKYSLLCRLPELEVLPAAEEHGIGVIAWSPLDGGLLGGNALKTSGGARSTRSQERVEANRDKLERFAGLCREIGESEANVALAWTLMHPAMTAPIIGPRTLEQFQNTLRAVDIKLSEETMKRLDAIFPGPGGDAPQAYAW, from the coding sequence ATGGAATACACCTATCTGGGAAAGTCCGGCTTGAAGGTTAGCAAACTATGTTTGGGCACGATGAATTTCGGACCGGAAACGGATGAGAAAGAGTCGTTCCGGATCATGGACGCCGCTTTGGACGCAGGAGTGAACTTTTTCGATACGGCAAACGTTTACGGCGGGCAAGGAAACAGGGGGAGAACCGAGGAAATCATCGGACGCTGGTTTGCGCAGGGCGGCGGTCGCAGGGAAAAGGTAGTTCTGGCTACCAAGGTATACGGGGATATGGAAAATCCGGCGGACGGTCCTAACCAGCCGCGGGGGTTGTCTGCTTACAAAATTCGCCGCCACTTGGAAGAATCGCTCCGCCGCTTGAACACGGATCATATCGAGCTGTATCAAATGCATCACGTAGACCGCAACGTTAGCTGGGACGAGCTTTGGGAAGCGTTTCAAGTGCAAGTGAATCAAGGGAAAATCGGATATGTGGGATCCAGTAATTTTGCCGGAAGAGATCTGGTGAAAGCCCAATACGAAGCAAAAGCGAGACATAAGCTCGGACTCGTGTCCGAACAGCATAAGTACAGTCTGCTGTGCAGGCTGCCCGAGTTGGAAGTGCTTCCGGCAGCTGAAGAGCATGGGATCGGCGTCATTGCTTGGAGCCCGCTCGACGGCGGCTTGCTCGGAGGGAATGCGTTGAAGACATCGGGCGGCGCGAGAAGCACCCGCTCCCAGGAACGAGTGGAAGCTAACCGGGACAAGCTGGAACGGTTTGCCGGCCTTTGCCGGGAAATCGGCGAAAGCGAAGCGAATGTCGCGCTGGCTTGGACGCTGATGCATCCGGCCATGACGGCGCCGATCATTGGACCAAGGACCCTGGAACAATTCCAAAATACGCTGCGTGCGGTGGATATCAAGCTTTCGGAAGAGACGATGAAACGTCTGGATGCGATCTTCCCGGGACCAGGCGGAGACGCTCCGCAAGCTTACGCATGGTAA
- a CDS encoding MFS transporter: protein MTEQSKRIILAMIVACQLMMVLDASVLVTAIPEIGRTLHLSTAALTWVQNAYILTFGGFLLLGARAGDVLGRRRTFSAGIALFSLASMLAGLAPSASFLLAGRALQGLAAAMATPSALALLSVSFSEPRERSKAIAVYSAVSGAGGSVGLIIGGLLTDVISWRAGMFLNVPIGVALLLIVPRYMKETEMKAGRLDIMGAMTSVIGMTALAFGFVQAASVGWDAPEVWGSLVLGGVSLAAFVWIEARAIEPITPLRLFANRTRSGAYLGRLLLLCGNYPIFFFVPQFLQNVLHFSSLEAGLSIMPFTAVQFGFMYVMPSLVARFGNTRVLIAGLVIAIAGTSWLSRISADSSYFPHLLFPLIVMGCGAGMIFQPFTTLGLSGVEAKDAGAASGLVNVAHQTGASLGLAVLIAVFEAVDRPAVPSGSSFAHAISVSIACSAVFLTASLLTVLFMLLPAGRKRRTAAVETRKAS from the coding sequence TTGACTGAACAATCGAAACGAATTATTTTGGCGATGATCGTCGCCTGCCAATTGATGATGGTGCTCGACGCATCCGTCCTGGTTACCGCGATCCCTGAAATCGGACGCACGCTCCATCTGTCTACGGCTGCGCTGACTTGGGTGCAAAACGCATATATTTTGACGTTCGGAGGCTTCCTGCTGCTAGGCGCCCGGGCAGGGGACGTCCTGGGAAGGAGAAGAACCTTCAGCGCTGGAATTGCCTTGTTCTCGCTAGCCTCGATGCTGGCCGGATTGGCGCCGTCGGCTTCGTTTCTGCTCGCGGGTCGCGCATTGCAAGGCTTGGCGGCAGCCATGGCTACGCCGTCGGCGCTGGCATTGTTATCCGTCAGCTTCTCCGAACCTCGGGAACGCTCCAAAGCGATCGCCGTTTACAGCGCCGTATCGGGCGCCGGCGGCAGCGTCGGCCTGATCATCGGCGGTTTATTGACGGATGTGATTTCTTGGCGCGCGGGGATGTTTCTCAATGTTCCGATCGGCGTCGCGCTGCTCCTAATCGTACCGCGATATATGAAGGAGACGGAGATGAAGGCCGGCCGTCTGGATATCATGGGAGCCATGACGTCGGTGATCGGCATGACGGCACTGGCATTCGGCTTCGTTCAAGCCGCATCCGTCGGATGGGATGCTCCGGAAGTATGGGGCTCGCTAGTTCTGGGAGGCGTCTCCCTAGCGGCTTTCGTATGGATCGAAGCGCGAGCGATAGAGCCGATTACGCCTCTCCGCCTGTTCGCGAACCGAACGCGGTCCGGAGCTTACTTGGGCAGGCTGCTGCTCTTGTGCGGAAACTATCCGATCTTTTTCTTCGTTCCGCAATTTCTGCAGAACGTCCTTCATTTCAGTTCATTGGAGGCCGGACTCTCGATCATGCCGTTCACGGCCGTTCAGTTCGGGTTCATGTATGTGATGCCATCGCTCGTAGCCCGATTTGGGAACACGAGGGTGCTGATTGCCGGTCTGGTAATCGCGATCGCCGGAACTAGCTGGTTGAGCCGCATTTCGGCGGATTCGAGTTATTTCCCTCATTTATTATTCCCGTTGATCGTCATGGGCTGCGGTGCCGGGATGATCTTCCAACCGTTCACGACGCTGGGGTTGTCCGGCGTGGAGGCCAAGGATGCGGGAGCGGCATCGGGACTCGTCAACGTCGCGCATCAGACTGGCGCATCGCTCGGGCTCGCGGTATTGATCGCAGTCTTCGAGGCGGTGGACCGGCCGGCAGTTCCTTCCGGTTCCTCTTTTGCCCATGCGATCTCCGTTTCTATCGCGTGTTCGGCCGTTTTCCTGACGGCTTCACTCCTTACCGTCTTGTTCATGCTGCTGCCGGCGGGCAGAAAGCGGCGTACCGCCGCGGTTGAAACGCGGAAAGCGTCCTGA
- a CDS encoding AraC family transcriptional regulator gives MQTKLDQLLEMAASLDLAEGRTETSVPFFSLVLRSKPTAIIPGVLTPSFCLILQGTKKLQLGQDTLYYGAGDYLVSLIDIPASGQVADATSQSPYIGLRIDITAEEIASVTEDAGISVKPLDHKLGPGAYVGKSDEHLQQLFIRLLELRDKPEAEIRFLSSLIKREIIFRLLTGDYGHLFVKRVFMDQQNEGISTAIAWIKENYNRTFTIEEVAKSSNMSVSGLHHKFKAVTTMAPLQYQKQLRLQEARRLMMHGFANATAAALEVGYESPAQFSREYRRLFGLPPLQDMKAFHGKPVPEVFETS, from the coding sequence ATGCAAACGAAACTGGATCAATTATTGGAGATGGCTGCATCCCTTGATCTTGCGGAAGGTCGTACGGAGACATCCGTACCTTTCTTCTCGCTTGTCCTGCGCAGCAAGCCGACGGCGATCATCCCCGGCGTCCTCACCCCTTCGTTTTGCCTGATTCTACAAGGGACCAAGAAGCTTCAGCTCGGTCAAGACACGCTTTATTATGGCGCGGGCGATTATTTGGTTTCATTGATCGATATACCAGCCTCCGGTCAAGTAGCCGACGCTACGAGCCAATCGCCTTATATCGGCTTGCGGATCGATATTACGGCGGAAGAAATTGCTTCCGTCACGGAGGACGCCGGCATCAGCGTGAAGCCGCTCGATCATAAGCTCGGCCCCGGAGCCTATGTAGGTAAATCCGATGAGCATCTGCAGCAATTGTTCATCCGTCTGCTAGAACTCCGAGACAAGCCCGAGGCGGAGATCCGATTCTTATCTTCGCTGATCAAACGCGAGATTATTTTCCGCTTGCTTACGGGAGATTACGGGCATTTGTTTGTCAAACGCGTATTCATGGACCAGCAGAACGAGGGCATTAGCACAGCCATTGCGTGGATCAAGGAGAATTACAACAGAACCTTTACCATCGAAGAGGTTGCGAAATCATCCAATATGAGCGTTTCGGGACTTCACCACAAATTCAAAGCCGTCACGACGATGGCTCCCCTGCAATATCAGAAGCAGCTGCGTCTTCAGGAAGCGAGACGTCTTATGATGCACGGCTTCGCGAATGCGACGGCCGCCGCGCTAGAAGTCGGATACGAGAGCCCGGCTCAATTCAGCCGGGAATATCGGCGCCTCTTCGGACTGCCTCCGCTTCAAGATATGAAGGCCTTTCACGGAAAACCGGTGCCGGAGGTATTCGAGACCAGCTAA
- a CDS encoding adenylate kinase, with protein MNIVLLGLPGSGKGTQAARITQELNIPHISTGDLLRKAYKEQTALGLLAHTYMSKGELVPDEVTIGIAFERLKRADCNNGFLLDGFPRNLFQAEALKKQLASMSKKIDKAIYIWMDEQILLKRITGRRVCSNCDETYHVVNHPPKIDSQCDLCHAVLVQREDDQEVTVKERLRVNGELTGELASYYRGAGILHTIIGLKSINEVTKDILQALRK; from the coding sequence ATGAATATCGTTCTTCTTGGGCTGCCGGGATCAGGGAAAGGCACGCAAGCTGCGCGGATCACGCAGGAGCTGAATATCCCTCATATATCTACGGGCGATTTATTGCGCAAGGCCTATAAGGAACAAACGGCGCTTGGATTATTGGCTCATACCTATATGAGCAAGGGAGAACTCGTTCCGGATGAGGTTACGATCGGCATTGCATTTGAACGATTGAAACGGGCTGACTGCAACAACGGCTTTTTATTAGACGGATTTCCTCGGAATTTGTTCCAGGCCGAAGCTTTGAAAAAGCAGCTTGCTTCGATGTCCAAGAAAATAGACAAGGCGATTTACATTTGGATGGATGAGCAGATCCTTTTGAAACGCATTACGGGCAGACGGGTGTGTTCGAATTGCGACGAGACTTATCACGTCGTGAATCATCCTCCGAAGATCGACAGTCAATGCGATTTATGCCATGCGGTTCTCGTTCAACGCGAGGATGACCAGGAAGTAACGGTGAAGGAACGCCTGCGCGTGAATGGGGAATTGACAGGCGAGCTGGCGAGCTACTATCGCGGAGCGGGAATATTGCATACGATTATCGGATTGAAATCCATAAACGAGGTAACGAAGGATATCCTTCAAGCATTACGGAAATGA
- a CDS encoding translation initiation factor 2 → MPTNNNESSQPSRELLIAKIAFLGASVTLLGDGLSALAAGLALESLENEQRTPYPGVQAQVEPAQKQLDYLINELIQLRKRFR, encoded by the coding sequence ATGCCTACCAACAATAACGAATCGTCACAGCCTTCTAGAGAGCTGTTAATCGCAAAAATAGCTTTTCTCGGCGCCTCCGTTACGCTTTTGGGCGACGGGTTATCGGCACTTGCTGCAGGTCTGGCTCTGGAATCGTTGGAAAACGAACAGAGGACTCCCTATCCGGGCGTTCAGGCGCAGGTAGAACCCGCACAAAAACAACTCGATTATTTGATAAATGAACTCATCCAACTGAGGAAACGTTTTCGATAA
- a CDS encoding DUF2935 domain-containing protein: MSDAFVARSLEEVRFWSRIMKEHSLFLRLGFRCEDTSLINEANHFYAIFESIEARANAFTGGTDPNVIKRFNDEVHNAVSHIWLFKRKVLGLILTCKLPGSNNFPLLVDHVSREANYFRNRLTELNTGTLEPLPDAIIDENVFFLRIMADHAKFISHLLDPSERKLIDQANHFSEEFDKLLFQARDLESMRPQSQTVPLLDQFLDQNRVSVKSLRDFKKTARDLIEACRIKSIIHPLLADHVFREAEHFLFIIDMFERSLTGRPFQAERLDA, translated from the coding sequence ATGTCGGATGCGTTCGTTGCCCGTTCGCTGGAAGAAGTGAGGTTTTGGTCGCGGATCATGAAAGAACATTCGTTATTTCTGCGACTGGGCTTTCGATGCGAGGATACGTCGCTTATCAATGAAGCCAATCACTTCTACGCGATCTTTGAAAGTATCGAGGCCCGTGCGAATGCCTTCACGGGGGGCACGGATCCCAATGTTATCAAGCGTTTCAACGACGAGGTCCACAATGCCGTATCTCATATTTGGTTATTCAAGCGCAAAGTGCTCGGTTTGATTCTGACCTGCAAGCTTCCCGGATCCAACAATTTCCCCTTGCTCGTCGACCATGTTAGCCGCGAAGCCAATTATTTCCGTAATCGGTTGACGGAATTGAACACGGGCACGCTGGAGCCGCTTCCGGATGCCATTATCGACGAGAATGTCTTCTTCCTCCGGATTATGGCCGACCATGCGAAATTCATCAGCCATTTGCTGGATCCTTCGGAGCGGAAGCTGATCGATCAAGCGAATCATTTCAGCGAGGAATTCGACAAATTGCTGTTCCAAGCCAGGGATCTGGAATCGATGCGGCCGCAATCGCAAACCGTTCCTCTGCTGGACCAATTTCTCGATCAGAACCGCGTGTCGGTCAAGTCGCTGCGCGACTTCAAGAAAACCGCGCGGGATCTCATCGAGGCCTGCCGGATCAAGAGCATCATTCATCCGCTGCTGGCCGATCATGTATTTCGGGAAGCGGAGCATTTCTTGTTCATCATCGATATGTTCGAGCGAAGCCTGACGGGGAGGCCGTTTCAGGCGGAACGGCTGGATGCGTAA
- a CDS encoding DUF2238 domain-containing protein encodes MNNDIPFARNAPLHYMITVFVLCLGLSGLSPTNRQQWLAESIAIAALALCIAFGYRWYRFSNLSYLLMLLFIVLHLYAAHFTYEGTPFDHWLKHAFHTKRSYYDRVVHFFFGLSFAFPFRELLKNKGKIAGSWTFTLALLAILGCSAIFEIIEMLAASVAGKGGEAKFIGAQGDVFDSQKDMGLAGLGGLLTVGMLAWVDWRKGKI; translated from the coding sequence ATGAACAATGACATCCCCTTTGCCCGCAATGCCCCGCTGCACTACATGATCACCGTGTTCGTGCTCTGCTTGGGCTTATCGGGGCTATCGCCGACGAATCGGCAGCAGTGGCTTGCCGAAAGTATAGCCATTGCTGCGCTCGCGCTCTGTATCGCGTTCGGCTATAGATGGTATCGGTTTTCGAACCTATCCTATTTGCTGATGCTCCTCTTCATCGTACTGCATTTATATGCTGCCCATTTCACTTATGAAGGCACGCCATTCGACCACTGGCTCAAGCATGCATTCCACACGAAACGAAGCTATTACGACCGGGTCGTTCACTTTTTCTTCGGGCTGTCATTCGCCTTTCCGTTCCGAGAATTGCTTAAGAACAAAGGAAAGATCGCGGGAAGCTGGACCTTTACTCTGGCGTTGCTCGCGATTCTCGGATGCAGCGCAATCTTCGAAATCATAGAGATGCTGGCCGCCTCGGTTGCCGGAAAAGGCGGAGAAGCCAAATTTATCGGCGCGCAAGGCGATGTGTTCGATTCGCAAAAGGATATGGGACTTGCCGGATTAGGCGGGTTACTAACCGTCGGCATGCTCGCATGGGTCGATTGGCGTAAAGGAAAGATCTGA
- a CDS encoding transglycosylase domain-containing protein, whose translation MKRVSKEKIRKRNRKSWKTILVAGILAAVLFAAIGWMIFGLLVAKQDVSLLEKPMPAATMVYDQDGKEALRISQRTSEAVSYGSLPQHLVDAVVAVEDKRFFEHGGTDLWGIGRAFLTNLTSGKTVQGASTITQQLAKNVFLSQERTWTRKWKELLLAQKIEKTYDKTQIMEKYLNQIYFGEGAWGIQKAADVYYGVSVDKLTLSESALLAGLIKAPSALSPYSHPEKALDRRNVVLQLLKEQGKITSAAYEAATQEPLHLLSAKPSSADAIKYPYYVDQVIREAAERYGLTENEVLHGGLRIYTALDPSMQQAAESVYAQASAFPDSAADQLIQSGAVLVDPRDGGIRALVGGRGKQPFRGFNRAIQLKRQPGSTMKPISVYTPAFERGYTPEDKLLDEPVNFGGYQPKNAGGGYHGEVSIYDAIVNSYNIPAVRLLNEIGIDAGMESANRFGLKLTDADRTLGLALGGLQEGVSPLEMAEAFGVFANDGTRMPAHSIMRIESADGVIVPAAKELTAVKTTEPAVARTMTTVLEGVVSEGTGELAALADRPVAGKTGTTEMPGTGGKGIKDNWFVGYTPQLVGAVWLGYDHTDGSHYLTTTSKAAAAVFQKLMTEALRGEPVLAFPAAKGSPKKKKDDPRAGGDQDKHQAGQEQEEDKDKPKPPKEKKEKPNREEHDNPDHKQDDPKKDKPQPPAHKHGDPKEREKGKKGRE comes from the coding sequence ATGAAACGAGTCAGCAAAGAAAAGATACGGAAGCGTAATCGCAAATCTTGGAAGACCATCCTCGTAGCAGGCATTTTGGCAGCCGTTCTGTTCGCAGCCATCGGTTGGATGATATTCGGCCTGTTGGTCGCCAAACAGGATGTTTCCCTGTTGGAGAAACCGATGCCCGCCGCGACGATGGTTTATGATCAGGACGGGAAGGAAGCGCTGCGGATATCGCAGCGCACGTCCGAGGCCGTCAGCTATGGCAGTTTGCCGCAGCATTTGGTAGATGCGGTAGTCGCCGTGGAAGACAAGCGATTCTTTGAACATGGCGGGACAGACTTATGGGGGATCGGCAGAGCGTTCCTGACCAACCTGACAAGCGGGAAGACGGTGCAGGGAGCGAGCACGATTACGCAGCAGCTGGCCAAGAACGTCTTCTTGTCCCAAGAGCGTACATGGACACGGAAATGGAAAGAACTGCTGCTTGCCCAGAAGATCGAGAAAACGTACGACAAGACGCAAATTATGGAGAAGTATCTCAACCAAATCTATTTCGGAGAAGGAGCTTGGGGGATCCAGAAGGCGGCGGACGTCTATTACGGCGTTAGCGTCGACAAGCTTACGCTCTCGGAATCAGCTTTGCTTGCCGGCCTTATTAAGGCGCCGTCTGCGTTGTCTCCGTACAGTCACCCTGAGAAGGCTCTCGATCGGCGCAATGTCGTTCTTCAACTCTTGAAGGAGCAAGGAAAAATCACTTCTGCTGCTTATGAGGCTGCCACCCAAGAGCCGCTTCATTTGCTGAGCGCTAAGCCGAGCAGTGCGGATGCCATCAAGTATCCCTATTACGTGGATCAGGTGATTCGAGAAGCTGCCGAACGCTACGGATTAACGGAGAACGAGGTGCTCCACGGCGGACTGCGCATCTATACGGCGCTAGATCCGAGCATGCAGCAAGCTGCCGAAAGCGTGTATGCGCAGGCATCCGCGTTTCCGGATAGCGCAGCCGATCAGTTGATCCAAAGCGGTGCGGTTCTCGTCGATCCGCGAGACGGAGGAATCAGAGCGCTGGTCGGAGGCCGCGGCAAGCAGCCGTTCCGAGGGTTTAACCGCGCTATACAGCTGAAGCGTCAACCCGGTTCGACGATGAAGCCGATTTCGGTCTATACGCCTGCTTTCGAACGAGGCTACACGCCCGAAGACAAACTATTGGACGAGCCGGTAAATTTCGGAGGCTATCAGCCGAAGAATGCCGGAGGGGGCTATCATGGAGAGGTTTCCATATATGATGCGATCGTTAATTCCTACAATATTCCGGCCGTTCGATTGCTGAATGAAATCGGTATCGATGCCGGCATGGAGTCGGCGAATCGTTTTGGCCTTAAGCTTACGGATGCCGACCGGACGCTCGGACTGGCGCTCGGAGGTTTGCAGGAAGGCGTTTCGCCGCTGGAGATGGCCGAAGCGTTCGGCGTATTCGCGAATGATGGCACGCGAATGCCGGCGCACTCGATTATGCGCATAGAATCTGCCGATGGCGTAATCGTACCCGCAGCAAAAGAATTAACAGCGGTGAAGACGACCGAACCAGCGGTAGCCCGAACGATGACGACGGTGCTCGAAGGCGTCGTGAGCGAAGGGACAGGGGAATTGGCCGCGCTTGCGGACCGCCCCGTGGCCGGCAAGACGGGAACGACGGAAATGCCGGGGACCGGAGGGAAGGGCATCAAGGACAATTGGTTCGTGGGGTATACGCCCCAGTTAGTCGGAGCGGTCTGGCTTGGTTATGACCATACGGATGGCAGCCATTACTTAACGACGACATCGAAAGCTGCGGCTGCCGTCTTCCAGAAACTAATGACCGAAGCGCTGCGCGGCGAGCCTGTCTTGGCATTTCCTGCAGCGAAGGGCAGTCCGAAGAAGAAGAAGGACGATCCTCGAGCGGGCGGAGATCAAGACAAACATCAAGCAGGGCAAGAGCAGGAAGAGGACAAGGACAAGCCGAAACCTCCTAAAGAAAAGAAAGAGAAACCCAATCGCGAGGAACATGACAATCCCGATCATAAACAAGACGATCCGAAGAAAGACAAGCCTCAACCGCCGGCTCACAAACATGGAGATCCGAAAGAGCGGGAGAAAGGTAAAAAAGGACGAGAGTAG
- a CDS encoding YheC/YheD family protein, translating to MTRYVGSKWTKTKAILKHAALAQYVPDTLRMTKETLLKHLQRYDMVYIKPEYGLWGNGVMRVERLGTGYRYQLGKGSREFAGYDAMYKSILVQTGRKRYLVQKGIRLLKHEGRRFDIRVMAQLSPARSWETTGIIGRVAAKGKVVTNIHGGGKLVSASRLLRPYSNDVHSKLHALSKLGVQAGKAMQSAFPGVYEIGLDIAMDETLHPWILEVNTSPDPYVFRKIPDASVFRKIMKYAKAYPKERTRAYSTAHSTARKNARAKK from the coding sequence ATGACGCGATATGTAGGCAGCAAATGGACAAAAACGAAGGCGATTCTCAAGCATGCGGCCTTAGCCCAATATGTACCGGATACGCTGCGAATGACGAAGGAAACGCTGCTGAAGCATTTACAGCGATACGACATGGTCTATATCAAACCCGAATACGGGCTATGGGGCAACGGCGTCATGCGCGTGGAACGATTAGGGACAGGATATAGGTATCAGCTTGGTAAAGGGAGCCGCGAATTCGCCGGCTATGACGCCATGTACAAGTCGATTCTGGTTCAAACGGGACGCAAGCGCTATCTCGTACAGAAAGGCATCCGCCTGCTCAAACACGAAGGCAGAAGATTCGACATCCGCGTGATGGCTCAGTTGTCGCCTGCCCGCAGCTGGGAAACGACGGGGATCATCGGGAGAGTCGCGGCCAAGGGCAAAGTCGTCACGAATATCCATGGCGGCGGGAAGCTCGTTTCGGCCAGCCGGTTGCTGCGTCCGTATTCAAACGATGTTCATTCGAAGCTGCATGCGCTATCGAAACTCGGCGTTCAGGCGGGCAAAGCGATGCAAAGCGCATTTCCTGGCGTTTACGAGATCGGACTCGACATCGCCATGGACGAAACGCTGCATCCTTGGATACTGGAAGTCAACACCAGTCCGGATCCGTATGTGTTCAGAAAAATTCCGGATGCAAGCGTGTTCCGTAAAATAATGAAGTACGCGAAAGCCTATCCGAAGGAGCGTACGAGAGCATACTCGACAGCGCATTCAACAGCGCGCAAGAACGCGAGAGCGAAGAAATAA